Genomic window (Cucumis sativus cultivar 9930 chromosome 2, Cucumber_9930_V3, whole genome shotgun sequence):
TATATAACATGaagcatataatataaaaattaattataatggtagcaattttatgtataattattaataagtATAgagtaacatttttttaaaaaattgcaaatatagcaaagtctataagtaatatatattGGTCTGTCAATGATAGAAATCACTAATAGAATCAGTACTATCACTTATTACTTATTTCTAGATTTCTATGgctgatagaccaatatttgttATATGGTCTATTGGTAATAGAtttctatcgttgatagaatttgacaattaggatatgtttgaatttatttttaaatgttgttagataatttaatcattttgaatctaattgttatatttataattatcactaatatatattatagatcATTGAGCATCAAGAATCTAGTATTGAGAATCGAGCATCAAGCTCATGAAGGGTTTTCAAGGACGAATTAGTAAATTTACAAGATGCGGGTGCAAGTAGAACGTCACTCTTGATtgcttttaaaactaaactaaaccaatttttatttgaatgtttGTAGAGCAAAACTTTAGCTATTCTCCAACTTTTGATGCATATATAATCTTCATAACAAAGGCAAATCttaaatcttttctttataacttTTCAATGAAAGACATTTTACAACAAACATTCTTCCTTTATCCTGTgctctaattttcaataacCATCATCATTATTAACAACGCCACATTGCTTTCGAATCTGCCCTTCACGGCCAGTCATTACCCCAACCAAACTCATCCTGAACATCGACTCTGCAAAGTCCTCGAAGAACAGATTCGGATCAAAACTGTATTCTCTAACCATTCTCCCCGTCTGGGGGTCCGCCATCAGACCCTGATCCGACTCTAAAAGCCCAACATTGCCAATCAGATTGGTAAAATACTCGTTGTCGAACCTGTCGTAACTGGCCACATCCAGCGGCGCCAAATTGGCGCCGGTGCCGTCGTTCCTGTTGGGGCACATGGACCGGAGGTCGGTGAGCATTGCGGCGTTTATGTCAGGATCTGGGTTCCCGGAGCCTTTGAAGTTGAAGAGACGGCCTTTGAATGTTACGCAGCGGGCGAAGCCGATGGTGTGGGCTCCTGTTTGGTGGCGCATGGGAAGGTGTTTTCAATGAAATGtccaagagaagaaaaacataaaagaaatacaaatgGGTTTTGTTTGTGTTACTGACCTGAAAGCACGACGAGATCCTTTAAGTCCAGACCTTTTGAGATGAACTTGGCGGTGTTGTTCTCTAGAGATGCCTTGGGAGATGGGAGCTGAGCCAGCACTGATTTTATGCTTGCGGTTAAACCATCTCTACGTCCCAGTGGAAGGTGCCAAAATGGCCCTCCAACCTAATCCAAATTCATGTTTCAAATTAGCAAAAGCATACTTCTAAGGTTAAATTTTGCTTTAAACGCTTTGAAAATCAATCCTATTACCTCCAAGATGATTATAAAGACCATGATTACCGACCAATTATTTATCATATGGACTGATGattttaggtttaaaaaaGCACCTCTACCCTCGTTAACTTTTAATAGAATTAACTCTTTAGTTCCAACCTcgataataatttaatctttgtgctcttaaaattttaggatcTTACTCGTTACTCTAAACATCCTCTTAGTCAGTAGCTATTTagtttaattcaaataacctAAAACTATAATAAGGTTACTCCAAACATCCTCTTAGTAGCTATTTAGTTcgtgtattttataaattgtaatGAAAGTCCTGTTATTAAAAGTTCGGAAggatttaactaaaaaaaatgcacGTAGAACATATAATTGATTCgagatcatttttttataaactatataaataaaaagttataacCACACtaatagttaattttaaattgttataaatttaaaatataagaactCAATCGCAGGATATATTTCGAAAACTGAAAAATCTTTTCAagcttaatatatatatatatatatatatatatatatatatatatatatatatatatatcataattaacTATAATAGATGTTAGAAACGTTTCTTGTTAGCAATTCACTTAGAAGTAATATACCAAATGATGATTTTAAGTTTACTCAATATaggaaaatgttaaaagaaaagtaccAAATACACAGCTTCTCTGGCTGCAAGATTCACAATATCAGCACATGAAACTGTCTGTGGGCAATATGCTTCTAGGTCTGCTTTTATTCCATCAATCACTTCAAATCCTCGAAGCGATTTCACGTTACCTGGCGCATTTTTcttgttagaaattaataagctaGATACATTATGGATAACACATTAATAGATACATTTCTAGTTTCAAGATACATATGCATTTCTAGATACATGTAATTATTCAAGTACATGAATGGTATGTATTCatgtacttcatttattttgtgtcttttaGGAAGTGTCTCTTGAATACTATATATAGAgatcatttccttcatttgtatatagataaaaaagaatcaaatcaatagAAGCAAATTGAGTTTTAGAAAGTAAGTGAGTTTCAAGAGAACAACATTCTTCTCTTGTGTGTTATTGAGTTTTCTAAGAgaacaaatttcttctcttaaaagtTTGTGAGATTTAGAGTAAATTTAGAGTGGGCTCGTCAACGCCTCCAACTCACCTTTCATTTCTGTTGTATCATCAAGTAGTACCGATGCATCACATCCCTAAAACACAcaatatagaagaaaagaaaaagataaaacttcTGTTTCTCTTTCTAATATGTTCGAGCAttctctttcaaaatcaaaatatatatatgttcgaGCATTTAGACCAACTAAATAAATGATTGTAATAGTATTAAACAATATGCAAATGATGCAGTTTACATACGTCTACAATGCAGTCGTGGAAGTTCAACCGCAACAGTGAGGCAGCCATTCTAGAGTCATTTTGGACAGCAGCCCAAATATGATACCGAATTATCATCGGCAAACGGGGGCACGACTCATCGTAAAAGTCAGGTCTAAGCTCGATGTAAGCCCTAGATGGttcaaagaagaagataaaaattaggaagaaaaaagagaggaaaatggGAGTGTTGGGAGGCATTTTTGGGTGGCTCTCTTAGTTAAAGCTGTTTAATATTTAGTTCATAAATATGAAGCTTTTCATGGTTGATTGGTTTTATAGGCAATGAATGTTAGATTCAAAACCTAGTTTTGTTGGGTGAAGATGCATAGTGGCCTTTCcactaattaatatttttatcaacatataattaacacatatcttttcacttttcacttatattttatttgttgattgttGAGTAAATGCGCTACCCATTTTCATTTGGAAAAAACTTGCATGCTTACatagtataatataatataataacatgACAAAGCAAACTAGGTTCGTCCAAGGGCATGGATTGGATGTTGACGTTATTGT
Coding sequences:
- the LOC101209504 gene encoding peroxidase 10 isoform X2; translated protein: MPPNTPIFLSFFFLIFIFFFEPSRAYIELRPDFYDESCPRLPMIIRYHIWAAVQNDSRMAASLLRLNFHDCIVDGCDASVLLDDTTEMKGNVKSLRGFEVIDGIKADLEAYCPQTVSCADIVNLAAREAVYLVGGPFWHLPLGRRDGLTASIKSVLAQLPSPKASLENNTAKFISKGLDLKDLVVLSGAHTIGFARCVTFKGRLFNFKGSGNPDPDINAAMLTDLRSMCPNRNDGTGANLAPLDVASYDRFDNEYFTNLIGNVGLLESDQGLMADPQTGRMVREYSFDPNLFFEDFAESMFRMSLVGVMTGREGQIRKQCGVVNNDDGY
- the LOC101209504 gene encoding peroxidase 10 isoform X1, with product MPPNTPIFLSFFFLIFIFFFEPSRAYIELRPDFYDESCPRLPMIIRYHIWAAVQNDSRMAASLLRLNFHDCIVDGCDASVLLDDTTEMKGEKNAPGNVKSLRGFEVIDGIKADLEAYCPQTVSCADIVNLAAREAVYLVGGPFWHLPLGRRDGLTASIKSVLAQLPSPKASLENNTAKFISKGLDLKDLVVLSGAHTIGFARCVTFKGRLFNFKGSGNPDPDINAAMLTDLRSMCPNRNDGTGANLAPLDVASYDRFDNEYFTNLIGNVGLLESDQGLMADPQTGRMVREYSFDPNLFFEDFAESMFRMSLVGVMTGREGQIRKQCGVVNNDDGY